One window of Bacteroidota bacterium genomic DNA carries:
- a CDS encoding four helix bundle protein, with protein MKSSSFRDLTVYKKAFALAMDIFRETKKFPDEEKYGLTSQIRRSSRSVCSNIGEGYRKRKYEAHFVSKATDADMENSETQVWLDFVLACEYIIKDKYENYLTRSEEIGRMLNHMIENPEKYVRQNEKSLN; from the coding sequence ATGAAAAGTAGTAGTTTTAGAGATTTGACAGTTTACAAAAAAGCATTTGCACTTGCTATGGATATTTTTCGTGAAACAAAAAAGTTTCCAGATGAAGAAAAATATGGGTTGACTTCGCAAATCAGGAGATCATCCCGTTCGGTTTGCTCAAACATTGGCGAAGGGTACAGAAAAAGAAAATATGAGGCGCATTTCGTAAGTAAAGCAACAGATGCAGATATGGAAAATAGCGAAACACAAGTTTGGCTTGATTTCGTCTTGGCATGTGAATACATAATAAAAGATAAATATGAAAATTATTTAACAAGGTCAGAAGAAATAGGAAGGATGCTTAATCACATGATTGAGAATCCTGAAAAGTATGTTCGGCAAAATGAAAAATCATTGAATTGA
- a CDS encoding NADH-quinone oxidoreductase subunit J — translation MTIYLFYFLSFLAILCGLMVILEKNPIHSVLYLVITFFAIAGHYILLNAQFLAAVHIIVYAGAIMVLFLFVIMLLNLNKEAEPHKSNLVKFAAVISAGLLLIVLVAALRGTTALPAPVTTDAEMGLVKNLGKVLFNQFLLPFETASLLFLAAMVGAVMLGKRDIK, via the coding sequence ATGACTATATATTTATTTTACTTCCTTTCTTTCCTCGCAATTCTCTGCGGGCTGATGGTGATTCTTGAAAAAAATCCTATACACAGCGTTTTGTATCTAGTCATTACTTTTTTTGCAATTGCAGGTCACTATATTTTACTGAACGCACAGTTCCTTGCGGCTGTACATATTATTGTGTATGCAGGCGCCATCATGGTTTTGTTTTTGTTTGTCATCATGCTTCTGAACCTGAATAAAGAAGCAGAACCACATAAAAGTAATCTCGTAAAATTTGCTGCTGTAATTTCTGCCGGTCTTTTGCTCATCGTATTAGTTGCCGCTCTGAGAGGAACAACTGCTCTACCTGCACCGGTAACAACAGACGCAGAGATGGGTCTTGTAAAAAATCTCGGAAAAGTTTTGTTCAATCAGTTTTTATTGCCTTTTGAAACGGCTTCGTTGCTTTTTCTTGCGGCTATGGTTGGAGCAGTAATGTTGGGAAAAAGAGACATTAAATGA